The genomic stretch TCAACATCTTCCatcaatggatttgttgattAGGAAGCATAAATTCACAAATGAGTTCAGATTGTAGAAGACTATCAAGATGTTTAAGTACCTTTAACTTTACTCTGGAATCTCTAGAATCTGTCAAGTTCAGATTGTAGAATCTGCTCTCCAATCTCCACAAATGAGTTCGGATACAAGTATAATTAACTCGAAATGAAATGGAGTTCGGATACTCAAGAAATGGAAGTATAATTAACTCGAAATGAAATGGAAGTGTCCACAAATGGCTGCCTATGAATGACACAGATGGCTACTTGTCAAAAaccaaaaggaaaaacaaaaggaaaacaaGATGTCATATTTATATAAGTTGTTCTCAATTTGATAGATTCCAACAAATTTACAAAACATCCACAAGCATTATAAGATCAAATAAATTTGAGAAGACACTATCCAACACCAAGCCAGCAATAGGAGAATCTTCTGCTCCAAAAAGAAGACTGTTATACCAGAAACAAAACTAAGGATAAGTGAATGACATATGACAATAATAACTATGCAGCAAAAAATGAAATCTTGCAACAACACCTAATATTGATCGCCCCCAAAGTCCTATACAATTTTGTAAAAGTGATACCTTGCACTTTTCCATGACCCTTCCACAATCAACTCATTGACTTTCCAATCTGTACTGCTGCAAGATAGATTAGAAAAAAATGTTAGACTAGCTACAATCACATGAATCTACTTGAACAAAACAATACTGCATAATTATTTTAGGTATCTATTATATGTATCACTTACCTTCTTTTCGGGCCTTTGCAACTGATTTCTTCACAATTTGTTCGATCTTAGATTGTTTTCTCTTCGTGGGGGGACGACCTCGAGATCTTACTTTTAATGGAGAGTGTATTGCTTTTGCACCAAATGTAGATACTCCTTTCAGTTGCTCAGCCCTTGAATGTTCAAGATCATTAACAATCAGTTTTTCCTTCGTGTCCTTCAAGATTTCCACAACATAGAACAATTGTCGTTATTTTTTGCACCAAGTTGTTGAATCTCTTGTATCAATGGAGTGAGAATATTATACCGATGTCTTTCTCCATCACAAACATAATCATCATAGATGTTACTAATACTTTGATACCCACGCTTAATATCTTTGCGCCATCGATCCACAATATAATTCATAGGAACCTCAGTCACCTTCATCCTTATCAACACTTTAATCACATGCCTACATAATATTCCCCGAAACTCAAATAGACGGCACACACATTTCAATTTGCAATCTAACTCTGTATAATGTACCCTAAAGGAAACTTCTCTTACGGGTTCTCCATTTTTTCCCAAGATAGTTTCTACTACTTCAAATATTAAAGTGGTCCCTTCTTCCTTCAATAATGAGGCATCACAAAACATCAATCCTCTTATTTCatcttggaacaacttaaataagttgttAGTGTAGGCATTTTGAAATTGTCTTTCAATAGAATGACCAAGAATAACTGGCATGGtagaattaaaagaaataaaatccAAATGTTTTTCATTCTCAATCTTCTTCTTCAAAGCATTATCATATTGCTCAACAAATTGCTTCAAGGATGTTTTAGAATGGACGTAGTCATCAAAAAATGCATTCATACTTTCACTTCTTTGAGATGTGGACATACCTGCCCAAAAGTTATCTTTAACGTATACAGGTATCCATCTATTCCGTTCTTCATGCAAAGATTTCAACCAATCATTGTTTTCCAAATTAAACTCCTCAATCATTTTCAACCAATTCTCATCACACTCATCAACTGTAAGTGAGTTATAAACAATGTTTTTCAATTGTTTCTTTATCAatttgtattgagcatgaccacctAATTTTGCTGGAAGCTTTTTCATGATATGCCAAAGACACAGACGATGATGCAAATTTGGAAATACCTCTTGAATTGCAATTGTCATGGCACGACATTGGTCTATGATTATAGCCTTTGGAGCATGTCCGAGCATACATGTCAACCAAGATTTGAACAACCATATGAAAGTTGTTGAGTCTTCGCTTGATAATAATCCACATCCCAGCAGAATAGATTGACCATGATGATTCACCCCAACAAATGGAGCAAATGGCATATCATAACTATTAGTCAAATAGGTTGTATCAAAAGTCACCACATCAGAAAAGTACTCATACGCAGCCCTACATCTTGCATCTGCCCAAAAAATATTTCTTATTCGAGATTCcccatctaaatcaagcacaTAAAAAAAGTTTGAGTTCCTACTTTGCATGCGACAAAAATAAGTACTCAAAGCTTCAGCATCTCCATCCCCTAACCTCAACCTTCTAGCTTCTGAAATATAATTTctacactttctctcatcaaatGTCAAATTCTCATAGCCTCCAGCCTCAACTACAAATGATTGAAAACTTTTGCTTGAAGTTATTCCAGCTTGATCATTTAACTCTAATTTTCTCTTTATAGCTGAATCCAATactttattacatctaaaatgtcgtgacttcccaGGACTCAAGATATGATTATGTTC from Zingiber officinale cultivar Zhangliang chromosome 5B, Zo_v1.1, whole genome shotgun sequence encodes the following:
- the LOC121986846 gene encoding protein FAR1-RELATED SEQUENCE 4-like; this encodes MTFSSEEEVRIFYNSYAQNVGFGICKLGGRNGDDGKQKYFSVGCAKNGRKVSQAKNILYPRPSTKTNCKAKINVAIRNDGNFVITSLCLEHNHILSPGKSRHFRCNKVLDSAIKRKLELNDQAGITSSKSFQSFVVEAGGYENLTFDERKCRNYISEARRLRLGDGDAEALSTYFCRMQSRNSNFFYVLDLDGESRIRNIFWADARCRAAYEYFSDVVTFDTTYLTNSYDMPFAPFVGVNHHGQSILLGCGLLSSEDSTTFIWLFKELDCKLKCVCRLFEFRGILCRHVIKVLIRMKVTEVPMNYIVDRWRKDIKRGYQSISNIYDDYDTKEKLIVNDLEHSRAEQLKGVSTFGAKAIHSPLKVRSRGRPPTKRKQSKIEQIVKKSVAKARKEASLTFFSNLSCSSTDWKVNELIVEGSWKSASLLFGAEDSPIAGLVLDSVFSNLFDLIMLVDVL